Proteins from one Sulfurovum sp. TSL1 genomic window:
- a CDS encoding glycosyltransferase family 4 protein, with product MYLVFVGIFILSLVFVGLVKHYAADLGLIDVPNERSIHRNNTPRGAGIGFYLAIAFVLPVFYFDVILSYTWTCTAILLVFIVGLLDDHRDTSPNTKFFVIMLSTVLFYFDNIVVDHLGTFFGFEFSLGWFALPFTLFAVVGFTNALNLIDGLDGLAATVSIVILGSFFAVGTMHDDLFMMIMSGAFISALLGFLVFNWHPSSIFMGDSGSLTLGFTISILAIKSLAYLPTVSILFIAAIPILDTVVVMVRRKIKGKSMFCADRCHIHHILRHFFAEDTRKTVLFLGVFQTIYSLTGLQLERDMDEGVLLILFVLNVVLLYMFLAAMIKRQKRDC from the coding sequence ATGTATTTGGTATTTGTAGGCATTTTTATCCTCTCTTTGGTATTTGTAGGCTTAGTGAAACATTATGCAGCAGATCTAGGTTTGATAGATGTCCCCAATGAACGCAGTATACATAGGAATAATACACCAAGAGGTGCCGGGATAGGCTTTTATCTTGCGATCGCTTTTGTGCTTCCTGTTTTTTATTTTGATGTGATACTCTCTTATACATGGACATGCACTGCCATTTTGCTTGTGTTTATCGTGGGGCTTCTGGATGATCATCGTGATACCTCTCCCAATACTAAATTCTTTGTTATTATGCTCAGTACGGTATTGTTCTACTTTGATAATATTGTGGTCGATCATCTGGGTACATTTTTTGGCTTTGAATTTTCACTAGGATGGTTTGCACTTCCTTTTACTCTGTTTGCAGTGGTCGGGTTCACCAATGCACTGAATTTGATCGATGGACTTGACGGGCTTGCAGCTACGGTGAGTATCGTGATACTTGGCAGTTTTTTTGCTGTAGGGACTATGCATGATGATCTTTTTATGATGATAATGTCTGGAGCATTTATCTCAGCACTTTTAGGGTTTCTTGTATTTAATTGGCACCCGTCCTCTATATTTATGGGAGACAGCGGTTCTTTGACGTTGGGATTTACGATCTCTATCTTGGCGATCAAGTCCCTGGCGTATCTGCCTACGGTAAGTATACTGTTTATAGCGGCCATTCCCATCTTGGATACGGTGGTGGTCATGGTACGTCGCAAGATCAAAGGAAAATCTATGTTCTGTGCGGACAGATGTCACATTCACCATATCTTACGACACTTTTTTGCAGAAGATACACGTAAAACAGTACTTTTTTTAGGGGTATTTCAAACGATCTACTCTTTGACAGGATTACAACTGGAGAGAGATATGGATGAAGGAGTTTTACTGATACTTTTTGTATTGAACGTGGTACTGCTGTACATGTTCCTTGCCGCGATGATCAAAAGACAAAAGAGAGATTGTTAA
- a CDS encoding tyrosine-protein phosphatase codes for MIFPFFKKHKEKKRGPILKVDLHSHFIPGIDDGSQSMEESLSLLKGMEALGYEKVITTPHIMFDLYRNTPQVIKEGLVALREAAKAEGIKLEIEAAAEYYLDEGFYNHLHSGEVMSIHGKYLLFETSYATKPLQIEDMIFEISASGYVPLMAHPERYRYVSDPLKEYGRFKELGVLFQVDLNSLGGHYGKDAMKKAEILSKHGMIDFLGSDVHHLKQTRFLDDVFMSESYAKVWENNRILNHTLRS; via the coding sequence ATGATCTTTCCTTTTTTTAAAAAACACAAAGAGAAAAAGAGAGGACCTATTCTAAAAGTGGACCTGCATTCACACTTCATCCCGGGGATCGATGACGGTTCCCAAAGTATGGAGGAGAGTCTTTCTCTTTTGAAGGGAATGGAAGCACTGGGTTATGAAAAAGTGATCACTACACCGCATATCATGTTTGATCTCTACCGCAATACACCCCAGGTCATCAAAGAGGGATTGGTTGCTTTAAGAGAAGCGGCAAAGGCTGAAGGGATAAAGCTGGAGATAGAAGCGGCTGCAGAGTACTACCTGGATGAAGGATTCTATAATCATCTACATAGCGGTGAAGTGATGAGCATCCATGGGAAATACCTTCTTTTTGAAACCTCTTATGCTACGAAGCCGCTGCAGATCGAAGATATGATCTTTGAAATTTCGGCTTCAGGCTATGTCCCGCTTATGGCACATCCTGAACGTTACCGTTATGTGAGTGATCCGCTCAAAGAATATGGCAGATTTAAAGAGCTTGGCGTACTGTTCCAGGTTGATCTGAATTCTCTGGGGGGACACTACGGTAAAGATGCCATGAAAAAAGCAGAGATACTTTCTAAGCATGGCATGATCGATTTTTTAGGATCTGATGTGCACCATCTCAAACAGACGAGGTTTTTGGATGATGTGTTCATGAGTGAATCGTATGCAAAAGTATGGGAAAACAATAGGATCTTGAACCATACGCTTAGATCATAG
- a CDS encoding RNA-binding S4 domain-containing protein, translating to MRVDKWLSAVNVVKRRTIATDMLKSGVVYVNGLKAKASKNVAVGDTVTIEYLKGPKSYEVLQIPTTKTIPKSQKEDFVKELSN from the coding sequence ATGCGTGTGGATAAATGGTTGTCGGCTGTGAATGTGGTGAAACGTCGTACTATTGCTACGGATATGCTAAAAAGTGGTGTGGTTTATGTCAATGGACTGAAGGCTAAAGCATCGAAGAATGTCGCTGTGGGGGATACAGTGACCATAGAGTACCTTAAGGGTCCGAAGTCTTATGAAGTGCTGCAGATCCCTACGACCAAGACCATACCTAAGAGCCAGAAAGAAGACTTTGTCAAAGAGCTGTCAAATTAA
- a CDS encoding outer membrane protein — MKRTVLSVWAVAALSSFAFAGGDMQEVEPAIEPVVEVVEAEKNFYVGLGLAAVSTRDAEISVDWGGTNRQDRLGNLSFLAGYDFNEYFAVEGRYTKSFWHDHQTEMDGWSLFAKPQYPVSEDFSLYALLGYGGVNLDGVKGYLVDYDDTGFQWGLGASYEMMENISLFADYTFPANDMDGSYQGDDTVKSDVDVFTIGVIYNF; from the coding sequence ATGAAAAGGACAGTGCTTTCGGTATGGGCAGTAGCGGCGTTAAGTAGTTTTGCGTTTGCTGGGGGAGATATGCAAGAGGTTGAACCTGCAATAGAACCAGTCGTTGAAGTAGTAGAAGCAGAGAAGAACTTTTACGTGGGTCTTGGTCTTGCTGCAGTCAGTACACGTGATGCGGAAATTTCTGTGGATTGGGGTGGTACTAATAGACAAGATAGACTGGGAAATCTATCTTTTCTTGCAGGATATGACTTCAATGAGTATTTTGCTGTAGAAGGTAGATATACTAAATCTTTCTGGCATGATCACCAGACTGAGATGGATGGATGGAGTTTATTCGCAAAACCACAATACCCTGTAAGTGAAGACTTTTCTCTCTATGCACTACTTGGATATGGTGGGGTTAATTTAGATGGTGTAAAAGGTTATCTTGTGGATTATGATGACACTGGTTTCCAATGGGGACTTGGTGCGAGTTATGAAATGATGGAAAATATCTCTCTCTTTGCTGACTACACTTTCCCTGCAAATGATATGGATGGTAGTTATCAGGGGGATGACACAGTGAAATCAGATGTAGATGTATTTACTATAGGTGTGATATATAACTTTTAA
- a CDS encoding polysaccharide biosynthesis tyrosine autokinase gives MNRDSMHIDEDEIDIKEVFRTVYRYRYMILLFVTLFATVSSYYAYFQPNVYKASATVEVGLDKSGYGSQDMLAMAMDSGTMNADTEMEIIRSRFLTKKALAEVDFSHHYYTTRKLKEIELYKESPFQVGMLKGYNLFFNLIPVDEHSYRLVVEEAEDTQGNTWSYDTVHSYDKEIVTEHFHLNVTKTKEPRAAAYRFMVMDPQRVASYVQKGVSVSQSSKYSTILEISYSDNVALRAQEFANALARAYIEQNIEKKTQEATRKLTFIDNQLKLITENLKGSAIKLEEFKKTSNTVSLSAKAENIIRQMSESETKLAEISIEMEMLSTLYEQVKSGKDLESITIAGLDKEGASLSSMIKELQDATVKKKILREEYTEMYPEVRKLSKTIAQLKTLITSTIKSLNKSIKERKDLIEKSIAEQQKLLNTLPADERMFGQLQRKFAVNEKIYSYLLEKRSETAIIKESTVSKNRIIDEALYPESPIKPKRKLIVLIGVILGLILGIAVAFLREFLDDRIKEEEDVTKMTDVPILGLIPHIKEGNEKVQVFLSPKSALAESFRNIRTNLQFMARDKNARVIAITSTVGGEGKTMICMNLGGIMSMAEKKTVILNLDMRKPTLHQRFGLQNSKGLSTLLSGHTALGEVIQKTEYDNLDIITSGPVPPNPSELIQSPLMEKVLEKLREVYDVIILDTPPVGLVTDARTLMHFADTSMYVFRADYSKKGFLRSIEKLSKEEISGLGILLNDVKMARNGYGYGYGYGYGYYEEDSK, from the coding sequence ATGAACAGAGACAGCATGCATATAGATGAAGATGAAATAGATATTAAAGAAGTCTTTAGAACGGTATATCGATACCGATATATGATACTTCTATTTGTTACTTTATTTGCTACCGTCAGTAGTTATTATGCTTATTTTCAACCCAATGTCTATAAAGCTTCGGCGACTGTTGAGGTAGGTTTGGATAAAAGTGGCTATGGAAGTCAGGATATGCTTGCCATGGCTATGGATTCAGGTACGATGAATGCTGATACAGAGATGGAGATCATCCGATCCAGATTTCTTACAAAAAAGGCACTTGCAGAGGTAGATTTTTCTCATCACTACTATACAACCAGAAAATTAAAAGAGATAGAACTTTATAAAGAGAGTCCATTTCAGGTAGGGATGCTCAAAGGGTATAACCTCTTTTTTAACTTGATCCCTGTGGATGAGCACAGCTATCGTTTGGTGGTGGAAGAGGCTGAAGACACCCAGGGTAATACATGGTCTTATGATACGGTACATAGCTACGACAAAGAGATCGTGACGGAACACTTTCATCTCAATGTCACTAAAACCAAAGAGCCACGTGCTGCAGCGTACCGTTTTATGGTGATGGACCCCCAAAGAGTAGCTAGCTATGTTCAGAAGGGTGTAAGCGTAAGTCAGAGTTCAAAGTATTCTACTATCTTGGAGATCTCTTATAGTGATAATGTAGCCTTACGTGCCCAGGAATTTGCCAATGCTTTGGCTAGAGCCTATATAGAACAAAACATAGAGAAAAAGACACAAGAAGCAACCCGTAAACTTACTTTTATTGATAATCAGTTGAAATTGATCACGGAAAATCTTAAGGGTTCAGCGATCAAACTTGAAGAGTTTAAAAAAACATCCAATACGGTCAGTTTAAGTGCCAAAGCGGAAAATATCATCCGTCAGATGAGTGAATCAGAAACGAAACTGGCAGAGATATCGATAGAGATGGAGATGCTGAGTACCTTGTATGAACAGGTCAAGTCAGGAAAAGACCTTGAGAGTATCACAATAGCCGGATTGGATAAAGAGGGGGCTTCACTCTCTTCTATGATCAAAGAACTTCAAGATGCAACCGTGAAAAAGAAGATCTTGCGTGAAGAGTATACTGAGATGTACCCTGAGGTCCGTAAATTAAGTAAAACGATAGCGCAACTTAAGACGTTGATCACCTCTACGATCAAAAGTCTTAATAAAAGCATTAAAGAGCGAAAAGACTTGATCGAGAAGTCTATCGCTGAGCAGCAGAAGCTTCTCAATACACTTCCTGCAGATGAACGTATGTTTGGACAACTGCAGCGTAAGTTTGCGGTGAATGAGAAGATATACTCTTATTTACTGGAAAAACGCTCAGAAACAGCGATCATTAAAGAATCGACCGTCAGTAAGAACAGGATCATCGATGAAGCACTTTACCCTGAGTCTCCTATCAAACCTAAGCGAAAGTTGATCGTACTGATAGGGGTGATCCTGGGGCTTATACTGGGGATCGCTGTTGCCTTTTTAAGAGAATTTTTGGATGACCGTATCAAAGAGGAGGAGGATGTCACTAAGATGACAGATGTACCTATACTTGGACTGATCCCGCATATTAAAGAGGGTAATGAAAAGGTCCAGGTATTTTTATCTCCGAAATCTGCTTTGGCAGAATCGTTCAGGAACATACGTACCAACCTGCAGTTTATGGCAAGGGATAAAAATGCCCGTGTCATCGCGATCACTTCAACGGTCGGTGGGGAAGGGAAAACGATGATCTGTATGAATTTGGGCGGGATCATGAGTATGGCTGAAAAGAAAACAGTTATACTCAATCTTGATATGCGGAAACCGACCCTGCATCAGAGATTTGGACTTCAAAACAGTAAAGGTTTGAGTACTTTACTCTCTGGTCATACTGCTTTAGGAGAGGTGATCCAGAAGACTGAGTATGACAATCTGGATATCATCACCTCTGGGCCTGTACCGCCAAACCCGAGTGAATTGATCCAGAGTCCTTTGATGGAAAAGGTACTGGAAAAGCTAAGAGAAGTGTATGATGTGATCATCCTTGATACCCCTCCGGTAGGCCTGGTAACTGATGCAAGAACGTTGATGCATTTTGCAGATACAAGTATGTATGTGTTTAGAGCCGATTACTCAAAAAAAGGTTTTTTACGCAGCATAGAGAAACTCTCGAAAGAGGAGATCAGCGGTTTAGGTATCTTGCTCAATGATGTGAAAATGGCAAGAAACGGTTATGGCTACGGTTACGGCTATGGTTACGGATATTATGAGGAAGACAGCAAATGA
- the trpD gene encoding anthranilate phosphoribosyltransferase: MGIREEFERLFNNEMGIEEARAFLVDLYEKGESGSDIAAAASVMREHSIKLSLSDALKEKAIDVVGTGGDKSGSFNISTTVSLLLASLGCVVAKHGNRSVTSNSGSTDVLEALGIKLDLSIENKINMLEETGFCFFPATDHHPAMKHIMPVRKSIDHRTIFNILGPLSNPAGAEKYLLGVFDPSYVKRIADALVELGAKRACVVSSHDGMDEISIACNSSFAYVESNRILEGEINPERFGFKLAPKEAIMGGDAHFNAQITRDIFSGKEQGAKRDIVLLNTAFALFVDGHVRDIEEAVEMAKNGLESGNASAHLRHMVTISQQLAGSNA; encoded by the coding sequence ATGGGTATCAGAGAAGAGTTTGAAAGACTGTTTAACAATGAAATGGGTATAGAGGAAGCAAGGGCTTTTCTTGTAGACCTGTATGAAAAAGGTGAGAGCGGTAGTGACATTGCTGCGGCTGCTTCTGTCATGCGCGAACACTCCATTAAACTCTCTTTGTCTGATGCACTGAAAGAAAAAGCCATCGACGTGGTGGGAACAGGCGGAGATAAAAGCGGAAGTTTTAACATCTCTACCACCGTATCGCTTCTTCTGGCGTCTTTGGGATGTGTTGTGGCTAAACACGGGAACAGAAGCGTCACTTCCAACTCAGGGTCAACCGATGTCCTTGAAGCACTGGGCATTAAGCTGGATCTTAGCATAGAGAATAAAATAAATATGCTTGAAGAGACAGGCTTTTGTTTTTTCCCTGCCACAGACCATCATCCTGCGATGAAGCATATTATGCCCGTACGTAAGTCCATCGACCATCGTACGATATTTAACATTCTTGGACCCTTGAGCAATCCTGCCGGTGCAGAGAAATACCTTTTAGGAGTATTTGATCCTTCCTACGTTAAACGCATAGCGGATGCACTGGTTGAACTTGGTGCCAAACGTGCCTGTGTTGTCAGCAGCCATGACGGTATGGATGAGATCTCGATTGCCTGTAACTCCTCTTTTGCCTATGTAGAGTCCAACCGTATATTGGAAGGTGAGATCAATCCGGAGAGATTCGGATTTAAACTGGCTCCTAAAGAGGCTATTATGGGTGGAGATGCACATTTTAATGCACAGATCACACGCGATATATTTTCAGGTAAAGAGCAAGGTGCAAAAAGAGACATCGTACTGCTCAATACAGCCTTTGCATTGTTTGTAGACGGCCATGTACGTGACATAGAAGAGGCAGTAGAAATGGCTAAAAACGGACTTGAGAGCGGTAACGCCAGTGCACATCTAAGGCATATGGTTACGATCAGCCAACAACTAGCAGGAAGTAATGCGTAG
- a CDS encoding tetrahydrodipicolinate N-succinyltransferase N-terminal domain-containing protein, with protein MAIETVTSTEAFKQLVTDVTSQAGYKEPIAFGIARVDRGQKNAEKILQANFGLINWKENFGSAAVFIKALQEAKCEVDFSGSEFVATINDNFVENAMAAFAPYVAEATGDAHKNVQVIKTLAHMEDIGKNFRIVFLFEDANPGSVEAVYLKLYALSQSKAELRKVNLNGAFGILSNVAWVGNTPYELDYLRENEIEMKLNGTYPAVDAVDKFPRYLQHVIPADNTRILEASKVRMGAQLAAGTTVMPGASYINFNAGTLGPVMVEGRISSSAIVGAGSDVGGGASILGVLSGTDGNPISIGENTLLGANSVTGLPLGDACIVDAGITILAGTKIKIAPEELAKISAANPDANLEHKTTFKGAELQGLNGIHFRQSSTTGEIIARRSTREVKLNADLH; from the coding sequence ATGGCTATTGAAACAGTGACAAGTACAGAGGCATTTAAACAATTGGTAACAGATGTTACTTCACAGGCAGGATACAAAGAGCCTATCGCATTTGGTATCGCAAGAGTGGATAGAGGTCAGAAAAATGCTGAGAAAATACTTCAGGCGAACTTTGGACTTATCAACTGGAAAGAGAACTTTGGAAGTGCTGCGGTATTTATCAAAGCACTGCAGGAAGCAAAGTGTGAAGTAGACTTTTCAGGGAGTGAATTTGTAGCAACGATCAACGATAACTTTGTAGAAAATGCTATGGCAGCCTTTGCTCCATATGTTGCAGAAGCAACCGGTGATGCACACAAAAACGTACAGGTGATCAAAACACTTGCACATATGGAAGACATCGGTAAAAACTTCAGAATCGTATTTTTGTTCGAAGATGCAAATCCCGGATCTGTAGAAGCAGTCTATCTTAAACTTTATGCGCTTTCTCAAAGCAAAGCAGAACTGAGAAAGGTCAACCTCAATGGTGCATTTGGTATCTTGTCAAATGTGGCATGGGTAGGGAATACACCGTATGAACTGGATTACCTCAGAGAAAATGAGATCGAAATGAAACTCAACGGTACCTATCCTGCTGTGGATGCTGTCGATAAATTCCCAAGATACTTGCAGCATGTGATCCCGGCAGATAATACACGTATATTGGAAGCGTCAAAAGTACGTATGGGTGCGCAGCTTGCTGCAGGTACTACAGTGATGCCGGGTGCATCGTACATCAACTTTAATGCAGGAACACTCGGTCCTGTGATGGTTGAAGGACGTATCTCCTCCTCTGCTATCGTAGGTGCAGGTTCAGATGTCGGTGGTGGTGCGAGTATACTTGGTGTCCTTTCGGGTACGGATGGAAATCCTATCAGCATTGGGGAGAACACACTGCTTGGTGCAAACTCAGTTACGGGTCTTCCGTTGGGTGATGCATGTATCGTGGATGCGGGTATCACTATCCTGGCCGGTACTAAGATCAAGATCGCTCCGGAAGAGTTGGCTAAAATTTCTGCAGCAAATCCGGATGCTAACCTTGAGCATAAAACCACATTCAAAGGTGCAGAGCTTCAAGGGCTTAACGGGATTCACTTTAGACAAAGTTCGACTACAGGTGAGATCATCGCGCGAAGAAGTACGAGAGAAGTGAAGTTGAACGCTGATTTGCACTAA
- a CDS encoding TonB-dependent siderophore receptor, whose amino-acid sequence MTFKSLSLITATLLLTTHTHADETLEPISIISANKTIQYIQNTTSNVTVITAEDIEENGYQTVTQAINTVAGIFVTNSGGLGQQTSFFVRGADSGKVLVLLDGMRLNDPSTTNGTALLDSLTTNTIEQIEIIKGGASSIWGSNASAGVINIITKKAKDGIHGSLTLNYGSYNTRGTDTDLAYKDEKVTAQVLASYLKTDGFSALAPRSAEEDGYENKNYNIKFGYAFDANNKLNLSYNRIKTDTEYDDDNSEALANDDYSNSTSDQANYALNYNFKLNNYNVTFNASKGEYNRVYYTYDYFFNIDNQYVNKSTLKEYSLINAYQYEKGKMILGLEYKDIDGFSQFNTYTENKANYTNKAIFISNSYDVNENTLLETNLRYDNYDEFENKTTYKVGLKHDHSFLEGLTSSANYYTSYDAPSAYQLANQSPTVAILKPAYTKGYDISVGYKELFSISYFNTKVEDAIDYVGIWPDSGYANINGKQKLSGVELQSSYAISSLNVNVSANYTHLFKYEKEDGSDLIRRAKDTFNGFIDYYTDANTHFGINAQYVGDRIDTDGGWPASNVTIENYTLWNLNFGTKIINDVDLSLNARNIFDKEYESVYGYATEGRSFYAKLKYSF is encoded by the coding sequence ATGACATTCAAGTCACTCAGCCTCATCACGGCTACACTACTACTTACAACACACACGCACGCAGACGAAACACTGGAACCTATCAGCATTATCTCTGCCAACAAAACAATACAATACATTCAAAACACGACTTCAAATGTCACTGTCATTACTGCTGAAGATATCGAAGAGAATGGATACCAGACGGTTACACAGGCTATCAACACTGTAGCAGGTATATTCGTCACAAATTCCGGTGGCCTGGGTCAGCAGACTTCATTTTTTGTAAGAGGTGCAGATTCCGGTAAAGTACTCGTACTTTTAGACGGTATGCGTCTCAACGACCCAAGTACGACCAATGGTACTGCGCTGCTTGATAGCCTTACAACCAACACCATAGAACAGATAGAGATCATCAAAGGTGGAGCAAGCAGCATCTGGGGTTCCAATGCAAGTGCCGGTGTGATCAATATCATCACTAAAAAAGCTAAAGATGGTATCCATGGATCACTAACTTTAAACTACGGTTCATACAACACCAGGGGTACCGATACCGACCTTGCATATAAAGATGAAAAGGTCACAGCACAAGTTCTTGCTTCCTATCTCAAAACGGATGGTTTTTCTGCATTGGCTCCAAGGTCAGCAGAAGAAGATGGCTATGAAAATAAAAACTATAATATAAAATTCGGATATGCTTTTGATGCAAATAACAAACTAAACCTTAGCTATAACCGTATTAAAACAGACACAGAGTATGATGACGATAACTCTGAAGCCTTAGCAAATGATGATTACAGCAACAGTACATCAGATCAGGCTAACTATGCCTTGAACTATAACTTCAAACTTAACAACTACAATGTAACTTTCAATGCAAGTAAAGGTGAGTACAATAGAGTCTATTACACCTATGATTATTTCTTCAATATAGACAACCAATATGTCAATAAATCAACTCTCAAAGAGTACTCTCTCATCAATGCCTACCAATACGAAAAAGGGAAAATGATTTTAGGATTGGAATATAAAGATATAGATGGGTTCAGCCAATTCAATACTTATACAGAAAATAAAGCAAATTATACTAACAAAGCAATATTTATTTCTAACTCATATGACGTCAATGAGAACACTCTCTTGGAAACGAACCTAAGATACGATAACTATGATGAATTTGAAAACAAAACCACCTATAAAGTAGGTTTAAAACATGATCATAGCTTTCTTGAAGGCCTGACAAGCTCTGCGAACTACTACACTTCGTATGATGCACCAAGTGCTTACCAACTTGCCAATCAATCACCAACCGTAGCTATCTTAAAACCTGCCTACACCAAAGGATATGATATCTCTGTTGGCTATAAAGAGTTGTTTTCTATCAGCTATTTTAATACAAAAGTGGAAGATGCCATAGATTATGTAGGTATATGGCCTGATTCTGGATATGCCAATATCAACGGAAAACAGAAGCTTTCAGGCGTAGAATTACAAAGTAGTTATGCAATCTCTTCACTCAATGTCAATGTCTCTGCCAATTATACCCATCTTTTCAAGTATGAAAAAGAGGATGGATCAGACCTCATAAGACGTGCAAAAGATACTTTTAATGGTTTCATAGATTACTACACAGATGCAAACACCCATTTTGGGATCAATGCACAATATGTAGGTGATAGGATCGATACAGATGGTGGCTGGCCTGCTTCTAATGTTACAATAGAGAACTACACCCTATGGAACCTGAACTTCGGTACAAAGATCATCAACGATGTTGACCTCTCACTCAATGCAAGAAACATCTTTGACAAAGAGTATGAGTCAGTGTACGGTTACGCCACAGAAGGCCGATCATTCTATGCCAAGCTCAAGTACAGCTTTTAG
- the tsaE gene encoding tRNA (adenosine(37)-N6)-threonylcarbamoyltransferase complex ATPase subunit type 1 TsaE: MKEIQASLDELDKVVNYLDETLPSNAIVFLRGDLAAGKTTLTQAIAKAKGIEGEVTSPTFSLQQCYGAKDGSSLYHYDLYRLDHEAFMQMGLFEEFEKPGWHMVEWGSDALKAFLEGVGYNVVTIEIEPLDNERIYKIEN, translated from the coding sequence GTGAAAGAGATACAAGCATCGCTGGATGAACTGGATAAAGTGGTCAATTACCTGGATGAAACACTTCCCTCCAATGCGATCGTTTTTTTAAGAGGTGATCTGGCTGCAGGAAAAACGACACTCACACAGGCCATAGCCAAAGCCAAAGGGATCGAAGGAGAAGTGACTTCCCCGACCTTTTCTCTGCAGCAGTGTTATGGTGCCAAAGACGGCAGCAGTCTGTACCACTATGACCTGTACCGTTTAGACCATGAAGCGTTTATGCAGATGGGTCTTTTTGAAGAATTTGAAAAGCCGGGTTGGCATATGGTAGAGTGGGGTTCTGATGCGCTTAAAGCCTTTTTAGAAGGTGTAGGCTATAATGTTGTCACCATAGAGATCGAACCCTTGGACAATGAACGAATATACAAGATAGAGAATTAA
- the lptB gene encoding LPS export ABC transporter ATP-binding protein yields MHTLEAKNLAKTIKKTKLVHDISLVVKSKEIVGLLGPNGAGKTTSFYMVCGLTDATEGQVFLDGEEVTKLPLSARAQMGIGYLPQESSIFKDLTVEENLLIAAEALNLDKKTIQPRIEKLLEIFNIEPIRARLGIRLSGGERRRVEIARALVGEPKFLLLDEPFAGVDPIAVLDIQNIIKQLVDLDMGILITDHNVRETLGICDRAYVMRSGEMLATGTSDEVANDENVRKHYLGEHFTF; encoded by the coding sequence ATGCATACACTTGAAGCTAAAAACCTTGCCAAAACCATTAAAAAGACAAAGTTGGTGCATGATATCTCTTTAGTGGTGAAGAGTAAAGAGATCGTAGGGCTTCTTGGCCCAAACGGTGCGGGAAAGACCACTTCATTTTACATGGTATGCGGATTAACGGATGCGACTGAAGGCCAGGTTTTTTTGGATGGAGAAGAGGTGACCAAACTGCCTCTAAGTGCCCGTGCACAGATGGGTATAGGGTATCTGCCCCAGGAGTCAAGCATTTTTAAAGACCTGACGGTAGAAGAAAATCTGCTTATTGCCGCTGAAGCACTGAACCTGGATAAAAAAACGATCCAGCCGCGTATTGAAAAATTGCTTGAGATCTTCAACATTGAACCGATCCGTGCCCGTCTTGGGATACGCCTCAGCGGGGGAGAGAGAAGAAGGGTTGAGATCGCCAGAGCACTGGTAGGGGAACCGAAGTTCTTACTGCTGGACGAACCTTTTGCCGGTGTGGATCCCATAGCAGTACTGGATATACAAAACATTATCAAACAGCTGGTGGATCTTGATATGGGCATTCTCATTACAGACCACAATGTACGTGAAACACTGGGCATCTGCGATAGGGCCTATGTGATGCGAAGCGGTGAAATGTTAGCGACAGGTACCAGTGATGAAGTGGCCAATGACGAGAATGTGCGTAAGCATTATCTTGGTGAACATTTTACCTTTTAG